tatgaattggaatgcttgaaatcactgatttaaccagctccaccctaccagccatggagagaatccgacccttccatcccgataacctcttcttgattttatccatcagcGGTAACATGTGGTCCCGTTgaactctccccttgaagatctccacacctaaatattttgtaggctgccttgcagattggattcccataaaagtacttataaaatgtttcctgtgaggggcaacctttccaaagaacaaactacttttttctagattaaatatctggccagagaatgcctgatatttatcaagaaaagccTTAAGATTTTTGACAAACTGAGCAGATgcattaatgaaaatgaaaatgtcatcagcaaataataaatgggagggaGTTAACACACCTCGAGGCCCAGGAAGAGACTTTATCAAACCATTCTGAACCATGCTTCTAAGACCTCTACAGAGAACCTCTTCtgccagaataaataaaaagggagacaAAGGATCTCCTTGTCGGAGACCTCTACCAACCCCAAAGAACCCCACCGGGCCACCGTTCACCAAAATTGATACTCTCGAGGATAGAAGAAGGTtgtgaatccaagaaatccacctagatgagaacccaaatttgcacagaactgcaaagaggaattcccaagcTAGAGAGTCATACGCCTTTTGAACATCGAGCTTCAGTCCCATTCCACCACCCCTAACTGAAGAATGCATCAAATTTGACAGTTTTGAGGCGAGGCTGATATTTGCTGAAATTATTTTACCCTGCTGGAAAGCGCCTTGCTCTTCCGAAATCAATTTAGGCAAAACAACAAGTAATCTTGAAGATAGAATTTTTGATATCACtttgcaataaaaattccccatacatatagGTCGAAACCTATCTAGAGAGGCCGCCCCCTCAACTTTGGGGATCAAGGAAATAAAGCAGTTATTTATTCCTTTAGGAAGCCGCCCTTCCTCAAAGAATTTTTTCACTGCCCTGCAAAAATCACCCTCAACAATAGTCCAACATCGCCTGAAGAAACTACCtgggaacccatcaggacctggagagctaacaggatctaaatcccaaacAGCTTGTTTAATTTCGTCCCCACTCGGGACAATCTCCAATCCTGCCACGTCCTCCTCCTCCAACACTCTGGGAATATTTTCAAGAAGGTCATTATGAACCGTGATTTCATCAGCCtcatgaaatttctcaaaaaaatcatcGACATAAAACGATATTCCCTGTTGGTCTGAAACCCAAgttccatcttccttttttagGGAGGTGATCTGATTTTTCAACCTCCTTAGCTTCACGGAGAGATGAAAAATCTTCGAGTTACAATCtccatttttcatccatctcagtttagctttttcagcccacaacTTCTCGTACATTTGGTTGGCCTTCAATAATACTGTTTTTGCATCTGCCTCTCTGTtaaataattcatcattcatcCCAGCCACCTCTATCATATCTTGAACCTTCTTTAATTCCAGCTTTGCTTTATCGACCTCATCATTCAGATTAGGAAAATTGGCCCTCGCCCAAACCTTTAAATTCTCCTTGACCTGCTTTAATTTTTGTGCCAGAATGAAAATTGGATTACCCCCTATCAAAGTTTTCCAAGCTTCCTCAACCACAGagataaattgatcattttccatccaaaagctATGGAATCTAAAGGGGATATTTGTAGGTCTTTGAACATCATCAGAGACAACAATTAAAGGGGCATGATCTGATACCGAAGACAACAAAACACGCTGCTTCACATTTCTAAACACCTCTATCCACTTCCCATTACAAAAACTCCGATCCAACACTGCAACTGCATGACCCCTTCGACGATTATTagtccaagtgaatttctttccctgagaagGGATAGAAAGCAATTCACACGCATCAACCATAGCCTGGAATTCAGCAGCTGATCCAAGATTAAACTTACCAggacctcttttctcatgcGAGAACAgggttgcattgaaatcccccatCACAGACCACGGAACCAAAGCTGATATCGGCAACTCCAAATCTAACCATAATTGCCTACGCATAATTTTAAAAGAACTTGCATGTACAAAAGAAATACCCACTTTACTACCTGGCCAATCAAAGATGACTGATATATATTGATCAGACATACCTGCAACAACTGGTCTCGAAACCCCCAACTTCcatataatccataaatttgggacTTTGTCATCCcgaaaattatgaatgaaatccACCGCATACCCCAaccgactaaagaaaataacaggAAATTTACATACCTGAACCATGGGTTCAGCCAAGCATAACACATCCGGGGCATGCTCCTTCACCAGTAGACGTAAAGCGCACAACCCTGCTGCCTTCCTAACACCCCGAATGTTCCAATACAGAATCTTCATGAATTACTTCTtagagaatttatttttatcagactTTTTAGCCTAACTacctgttttctttctttgctttccaCCCTCAAGCATACCTCCGGCTTCCTTCTCCCGAGCCACTGCCACCGTATCCATTCTTATAATTTCTGAATGCACAATAGAGACTGTTCCCCTTGAACATTCCACCCTGGGCAAAGAAGAAACCACATGATCCTCACCAGGGTCTTCGACAACTGGCTGCATAGCACTAGCCATGGCAACACCACGTCCAGGTCCTTGACCCCCACCGAGCCTTCTATAACGAGAAGGATACCTCCCCTCCGGAACAGTAACCTCGCCCACAGGAGTAAGCCCCATTCTGGGTTCGTTCCCCCCCAATGGATCCACTGGCGGATCACCAGGAACTCCATGGAGCGGGTTCTCAGTTGGGTTTGGATCAGAGTCAACATCCGATCCCTCATCCATTCGAAATACCTCTCCTTCCTTAGGTAGAATATTAgaaatctctccttccttatTTATAGGATTAGAATCAGACTCTAATTCTATAACCGTCCCTGACACAAAGCCTTCCTTAATTCCATAATTTTCATCTCCGTTGGACTCCTTTCCTAAAACGTTTGAGACAGAGTTGGAAggattcaaaaatatttgaatatctCCCCCAGCCTTAGACGAATTTGAATTAGGAGAGATTTGATCTTGAATAGGATCAAAATTATTCTGCTGATGTGGCAAAGATCTTCCCCTAGAAAGAGACTCTCTCACCGAGTTAATCCCACCTGAGTTGACTCCATCTTCAACATATACTGCCCCTGGAACCTTTGCTAATTTATCAGCCGCACTTTGCTTTTCATCATCCAATCTTTTCAGCCTACACTTGGAAATCAAATGTCCGACTCGTTTACAGTATCCACAACGCTCCACATTATCTTCATACACCACCTTTTGACAGAAACCATACACCTGAGATGTACCTGGTTCTAATCTTTCCACCTGTACTTCCTCCACCCTCTCTGCCAAGTCAGAGAtatcaacctccaccagcaCTCTCGCAAAAGAAGCCAAGAATGCCTTGTCTTGTTCGTCTGTCTAGGGACACAGGGCGCCCTACTGCCTTTGCAATAGACAATAACACATTTTCGTGCCAGTATTCAAGCGGGAGATCAGGAAACCGTATCCATACCAGCTTTGTGAGAAGTTGCTTCTCGTGAATATTAAAATCAGGTTTCCAATGTTGAAATCGAATGACCTGATCACCAATCCTAAGGGGAGACCTTCGCCACACCGCTGCCTTGTCGCCCTCgcactgaaattgaaaaattacataacCTTTTCCCAATGGATGCATTAGCACCCCTTGACTGAGGTTCCATTTTTCCCGAGCCTCCGCTCTCAAACCATCCAAAGAGATCAATCGGAAGTTAACCCTACCGATTAAGGCAAAACGAAA
Above is a window of Macadamia integrifolia cultivar HAES 741 unplaced genomic scaffold, SCU_Mint_v3 scaffold1881, whole genome shotgun sequence DNA encoding:
- the LOC122065124 gene encoding uncharacterized protein LOC122065124, encoding MKILYWNIRGVRKAAGLCALRLLVKEHAPDVLCLAEPMVQVCKFPVIFFSRLGYAVDFIHNFRDDKVPNLWIIWKLGVSRPVVAGMSDQYISVIFDWPGSKVGISFVHASSFKIMRRQLWLDLELPISALVPWSVMGDFNATLFSHEKRGPGKFNLGSAAEFQAMVDACELLSIPSQGKKFTWTNNRRRGHAVAVLDRSFCNGKWIEVFRNVKQRVLLSSVSDHAPLIVVSDDVQRPTNIPFRFHSFWMENDQFISVVEEAWKTLIGGNPIFILAQKLKQVKENLKVWARANFPNLNDEVDKAKLELKKVQDMIEVAGMNDELFNREADAKTVLLKANQMYEKLWAEKAKLRWMKNGDCNSKIFHLSVKLRRLKNQITSLKKEDGTWVSDQQGISFYVDDFFEKFHEADEITVHNDLLENIPRVLEEEDVAGLEIVPSGDEIKQAVWDLDPVSSPGPDGFPAWQIKHGNSLMSVFFRARFLKIDGSLKTTYLFSSIWPGLKKVWRWVQSHEQWTVGNGQRINFWKDSWLGKKSIEEMYGLQLDIFDSMQAKVSDFICQDEWNFPQ